Proteins encoded together in one Hevea brasiliensis isolate MT/VB/25A 57/8 chromosome 16, ASM3005281v1, whole genome shotgun sequence window:
- the LOC110636941 gene encoding protein SENSITIVE TO PROTON RHIZOTOXICITY 1 isoform X3: MMDHMDTLCQETWAKSSSSGNELAKNIPTKKPSFTNYNLDSHQHQQKWEDTSIFGIRTDTPFQEFNPQSETQSLLPSNPNDHIKIVDRKNSQINETLQINKIPDWDPRAMLNNLSFLEQKIHQLQDLVHLIVGRRSQVPGQPEELVTQQQQLITADLTSIIGQLITTSGSLLPSVKHTLSATTPPLGQLGGILFPSGTGMNSRLQRQHSSGTKVSDQSNQMDVTGNYGTEQNYSIEEHEMKEEDDADEGENLPPGSYEILQLEKEEILAPHAHFCTICGKGFKRDANLRMHMRGHGDEYKTPAALAKPNKEASSEPVLIKRYSCPFAGCRRSKDHKKFQALKTILCVKNHYKRTHCDKSYTCSRCNTKKFSVIADLKTHEKHCGKDRWLCSCGTTFSRKDKLFGHIALFQGHTPAIPRDETKGLSSGPSDKGEENDVSNKVGSTNYSFGSSDATGSGAQNIMDVKWFLFRFATP, from the exons ATGATGGATCACATGGACACGCTGTGTCAAGAAACGTGGGCAAAATCTTCATCTTCTGGTAATGAATTAGCGAAAAACATTCCCACCAAGAAACCATCTtttaccaattataatttggactCGCATCAACATCAGCAGAAGTGGGAAGATACCTCTATCTTTGGCATTAGGACAGATACCCCTTTCCAAGAATTCAATCCACAATCCGAAACCCAATCTTTGCTTCCTTCCAATCCCAATGATCATATCAAAATAGTGGATCGAAAAAATAGTCAAATTAATGAAACACTTCAAATCAACAAAATCCCAGATTGGGATCCAAGGGCTATGCTTAATAATCTCTCTTTtcttgagcaaaagatccatcaaTTACAAGATTTGGTGCATTTGATTGTTGGCCGGAGGAGTCAGGTTCCAGGACAGCCAGAAGAACTTGTAACCCAGCAACAGCAACTCATAACGGCTGATCTCACTTCAATTATTGGACAATTGATAACTACTTCAGGTAGTCTTCTTCCATCTGTGAAGCATACACTTTCTGCAACCACTCCTCCTCTTGGACAGCTTGGGGGGATTCTTTTCCCCTCTGGAACAGGCATGAATAGTAGACTACAGCGACAACATAGTAGTGGAACTAAAGTCTCTGATCAGTCCAACCAAATGGATGTTACAGGTAATTATGGGACTGAGCAGAACTACTCTATTGAAGAACATGAAATGAAAGAAGAAGACGATGCTGACGAAGGGGAGAACCTTCCACCTGGTTCCTATGAGATCTTACAACTAGAAAAAGAAGAAATCCTTGCACCGCATGCTCATTTCTGCACAATATGTGGGAAAGGGTTTAAGAGGGATGCAAATTTACGGATGCATATGAGAGGTCATGGGGATGAGTACAAAACTCCTGCAGCACTTGCAAAACCCAACAAGGAAGCCAGCTCTGAGCCAGTGCTCATTAAGAGGTATTCCTGTCCATTTGCCGGTTGCAGGCGGAGCAAGGATCACAAAAAGTTTCAAGCTTTGAAGACTATTTTGTGTGTCAAAAATCATTATAAGAGAACTCATTGTGACAAGAGCTACACTTGCAGTAGATGCAACACCAAGAAATTCTCAGTCATTGCAGACCTCAAAACTCATGAGAAGCATTGTGGCAAGGATAGATGGCTTTGTTCATGTGGTACAACTTTTTCAAGGAAAGACAAGCTTTTTGGGCACATTGCTCTCTTCCAAGGTCATACTCCTGCTATTCCGCGTGATGAAACGAAAGGACTATCTTCTGGGCCATCTGATAAAGGGGAAGAAAATGATGTATCAAACAAGGTTGGAAGTACAAATTATAGTTTTGGCTCCAGTGATGCTACTGGAAGTGGAGCTCAGAATATTATGGATGTGAAG TGGTTCCTTTTCAGGTTTGCCACTCCATAG
- the LOC110636941 gene encoding protein SENSITIVE TO PROTON RHIZOTOXICITY 1 isoform X1, whose product MMDHMDTLCQETWAKSSSSGNELAKNIPTKKPSFTNYNLDSHQHQQKWEDTSIFGIRTDTPFQEFNPQSETQSLLPSNPNDHIKIVDRKNSQINETLQINKIPDWDPRAMLNNLSFLEQKIHQLQDLVHLIVGRRSQVPGQPEELVTQQQQLITADLTSIIGQLITTSGSLLPSVKHTLSATTPPLGQLGGILFPSGTGMNSRLQRQHSSGTKVSDQSNQMDVTGNYGTEQNYSIEEHEMKEEDDADEGENLPPGSYEILQLEKEEILAPHAHFCTICGKGFKRDANLRMHMRGHGDEYKTPAALAKPNKEASSEPVLIKRYSCPFAGCRRSKDHKKFQALKTILCVKNHYKRTHCDKSYTCSRCNTKKFSVIADLKTHEKHCGKDRWLCSCGTTFSRKDKLFGHIALFQGHTPAIPRDETKGLSSGPSDKGEENDVSNKVGSTNYSFGSSDATGSGAQNIMDVKVGVDDPASYFSPLNFDTCNFGGFHEYP is encoded by the coding sequence ATGATGGATCACATGGACACGCTGTGTCAAGAAACGTGGGCAAAATCTTCATCTTCTGGTAATGAATTAGCGAAAAACATTCCCACCAAGAAACCATCTtttaccaattataatttggactCGCATCAACATCAGCAGAAGTGGGAAGATACCTCTATCTTTGGCATTAGGACAGATACCCCTTTCCAAGAATTCAATCCACAATCCGAAACCCAATCTTTGCTTCCTTCCAATCCCAATGATCATATCAAAATAGTGGATCGAAAAAATAGTCAAATTAATGAAACACTTCAAATCAACAAAATCCCAGATTGGGATCCAAGGGCTATGCTTAATAATCTCTCTTTtcttgagcaaaagatccatcaaTTACAAGATTTGGTGCATTTGATTGTTGGCCGGAGGAGTCAGGTTCCAGGACAGCCAGAAGAACTTGTAACCCAGCAACAGCAACTCATAACGGCTGATCTCACTTCAATTATTGGACAATTGATAACTACTTCAGGTAGTCTTCTTCCATCTGTGAAGCATACACTTTCTGCAACCACTCCTCCTCTTGGACAGCTTGGGGGGATTCTTTTCCCCTCTGGAACAGGCATGAATAGTAGACTACAGCGACAACATAGTAGTGGAACTAAAGTCTCTGATCAGTCCAACCAAATGGATGTTACAGGTAATTATGGGACTGAGCAGAACTACTCTATTGAAGAACATGAAATGAAAGAAGAAGACGATGCTGACGAAGGGGAGAACCTTCCACCTGGTTCCTATGAGATCTTACAACTAGAAAAAGAAGAAATCCTTGCACCGCATGCTCATTTCTGCACAATATGTGGGAAAGGGTTTAAGAGGGATGCAAATTTACGGATGCATATGAGAGGTCATGGGGATGAGTACAAAACTCCTGCAGCACTTGCAAAACCCAACAAGGAAGCCAGCTCTGAGCCAGTGCTCATTAAGAGGTATTCCTGTCCATTTGCCGGTTGCAGGCGGAGCAAGGATCACAAAAAGTTTCAAGCTTTGAAGACTATTTTGTGTGTCAAAAATCATTATAAGAGAACTCATTGTGACAAGAGCTACACTTGCAGTAGATGCAACACCAAGAAATTCTCAGTCATTGCAGACCTCAAAACTCATGAGAAGCATTGTGGCAAGGATAGATGGCTTTGTTCATGTGGTACAACTTTTTCAAGGAAAGACAAGCTTTTTGGGCACATTGCTCTCTTCCAAGGTCATACTCCTGCTATTCCGCGTGATGAAACGAAAGGACTATCTTCTGGGCCATCTGATAAAGGGGAAGAAAATGATGTATCAAACAAGGTTGGAAGTACAAATTATAGTTTTGGCTCCAGTGATGCTACTGGAAGTGGAGCTCAGAATATTATGGATGTGAAGGTGGGTGTTGATGATCCTGCTAGTTATTTCTCGCCATTGAACTTCGATACTTGTAATTTTGGTGGATTTCATGAGTATCCTTGA
- the LOC110636941 gene encoding protein SENSITIVE TO PROTON RHIZOTOXICITY 1 isoform X2, translating to MMDHMDTLCQETWAKSSSSGNELAKNIPTKKPSFTNYNLDSHQHQQKWEDTSIFGIRTDTPFQEFNPQSETQSLLPSNPNDHIKIVDRKNSQINETLQINKIPDWDPRAMLNNLSFLEQKIHQLQDLVHLIVGRRSQVPGQPEELVTQQQQLITADLTSIIGQLITTSGSLLPSVKHTLSATTPPLGQLGGILFPSGTGMNSRLQRQHSSGTKVSDQSNQMDVTGNYGTEQNYSIEEHEMKEEDDADEGENLPPGSYEILQLEKEEILAPHAHFCTICGKGFKRDANLRMHMRGHGDEYKTPAALAKPNKEASSEPVLIKRYSCPFAGCRRSKDHKKFQALKTILCVKNHYKRTHCDKSYTCSRCNTKKFSVIADLKTHEKHCGKDRWLCSCGTTFSRKDKLFGHIALFQGHTPAIPRDETKGLSSGPSDKGEENDVSNKVGSTNYSFGSSDATGSGAQNIMDVKVCHSIEFPDGKCPLVMKMPSHPN from the exons ATGATGGATCACATGGACACGCTGTGTCAAGAAACGTGGGCAAAATCTTCATCTTCTGGTAATGAATTAGCGAAAAACATTCCCACCAAGAAACCATCTtttaccaattataatttggactCGCATCAACATCAGCAGAAGTGGGAAGATACCTCTATCTTTGGCATTAGGACAGATACCCCTTTCCAAGAATTCAATCCACAATCCGAAACCCAATCTTTGCTTCCTTCCAATCCCAATGATCATATCAAAATAGTGGATCGAAAAAATAGTCAAATTAATGAAACACTTCAAATCAACAAAATCCCAGATTGGGATCCAAGGGCTATGCTTAATAATCTCTCTTTtcttgagcaaaagatccatcaaTTACAAGATTTGGTGCATTTGATTGTTGGCCGGAGGAGTCAGGTTCCAGGACAGCCAGAAGAACTTGTAACCCAGCAACAGCAACTCATAACGGCTGATCTCACTTCAATTATTGGACAATTGATAACTACTTCAGGTAGTCTTCTTCCATCTGTGAAGCATACACTTTCTGCAACCACTCCTCCTCTTGGACAGCTTGGGGGGATTCTTTTCCCCTCTGGAACAGGCATGAATAGTAGACTACAGCGACAACATAGTAGTGGAACTAAAGTCTCTGATCAGTCCAACCAAATGGATGTTACAGGTAATTATGGGACTGAGCAGAACTACTCTATTGAAGAACATGAAATGAAAGAAGAAGACGATGCTGACGAAGGGGAGAACCTTCCACCTGGTTCCTATGAGATCTTACAACTAGAAAAAGAAGAAATCCTTGCACCGCATGCTCATTTCTGCACAATATGTGGGAAAGGGTTTAAGAGGGATGCAAATTTACGGATGCATATGAGAGGTCATGGGGATGAGTACAAAACTCCTGCAGCACTTGCAAAACCCAACAAGGAAGCCAGCTCTGAGCCAGTGCTCATTAAGAGGTATTCCTGTCCATTTGCCGGTTGCAGGCGGAGCAAGGATCACAAAAAGTTTCAAGCTTTGAAGACTATTTTGTGTGTCAAAAATCATTATAAGAGAACTCATTGTGACAAGAGCTACACTTGCAGTAGATGCAACACCAAGAAATTCTCAGTCATTGCAGACCTCAAAACTCATGAGAAGCATTGTGGCAAGGATAGATGGCTTTGTTCATGTGGTACAACTTTTTCAAGGAAAGACAAGCTTTTTGGGCACATTGCTCTCTTCCAAGGTCATACTCCTGCTATTCCGCGTGATGAAACGAAAGGACTATCTTCTGGGCCATCTGATAAAGGGGAAGAAAATGATGTATCAAACAAGGTTGGAAGTACAAATTATAGTTTTGGCTCCAGTGATGCTACTGGAAGTGGAGCTCAGAATATTATGGATGTGAAG GTTTGCCACTCCATAGAATTCCCTGATGGAAAATGCCCTCTTGTAATGAAGATGCCTTCACATCCCAATTAG
- the LOC110636937 gene encoding GRAS family protein RAM1-like encodes MTEGLEEEEELLNLSLAIVTDSGGDRKRKRKIRALLDPYEGCEGKIFRLLQMREQMLKPGFKRKGVVEDGKGLHLIHLLLITATAVDENNLCTALDNLTELYQSVSLTGDSVHRVVAYFADGLAARLLTRRSPFYDMIMKEPTSEEEFLAFTDLYRVSPYCQLAHFTANQAILEAFEKEEESNNRALHVIDFDVSYGFQWPSLIQSLSEKATSGNQISLRITGYGRSLEELQETESRLVSFSKGFRNLMFEFQGLLRGSKLINLRKKKNETVAVNLVFHLNTLNDFLKISDTLKSIHSLNPSIVVLVEQEGSRSPRSFLSRFMESLHYFAAMFDSLEDFLPLESSERLSIEKNLLGKEIKTMLNYDKDNNDSNCPRYEKMETWKGRMESHGFSGIKLSSKSLIQAKLLLKIRTHYSPLQFDGESNNGFRVFLRDDGRAISLGWQDRCLLTASAWHCV; translated from the coding sequence ATGACGGAAGGCttagaggaggaggaggagcttCTAAATCTTAGCCTGGCAATTGTTACGGATTCCGGTGGAGACAGGAAGAGGAAAAGGAAGATAAGGGCTCTTTTGGATCCGTATGAAGGTTGTGAAGGGAAGATTTTTAGGCTACTCCAAATGAGGGAACAAATGCTGAAACCAGGTTTCAAGAGGAAAGGAGTGGTTGAAGATGGAAAAGGTCTGCATTTGATCCATTTGCTTCTCATTACTGCAACTGCCGTTGATGAGAATAATTTATGCACGGCTTTGGACAATCTAACTGAGCTATATCAAAGTGTTTCCCTAACAGGAGACTCTGTGCATAGGGTTGTTGCCTATTTTGCAGATGGCTTGGCTGCAAGGCTTCTCACGCGAAGATCTCCTTTCTATGACATGATCATGAAGGAACCAACTAGCGAAGAAGAGTTCTTGGCTTTCACAGATCTCTATCGTGTCTCTCCTTACTGTCAGCTAGCTCATTTCACCGCAAACCAGGCTATACTCGAAGCATTCgagaaggaagaagaaagcaATAACCGAGCATTGCACGTTATTGATTTCGATGTCTCATATGGATTTCAATGGCCTTCTCTAATACAGTCTCTTTCTGAGAAGGCAACCAGTGGCAATCAAATTTCTCTTCGAATAACTGGGTATGGAAGAAGCTTGGAAGAACTGCAAGAAACTGAGAGTAGATTAGTTAGCTTCTCGAAAGGATTTCGCAATCTAATGTTTGAGTTCCAAGGATTGTTGAGAGGATCCAAGCTGATCAACCTAAGGAAAAAGAAGAACGAAACAGTTGCAGTGAATTTAGTCTTTCATTTGAATACTTTGAATGATTTTTTGAAGATATCTGACACATTAAAATCAATACATTCACTTAACCCTTCCATTGTTGTGTTGGTGGAGCAAGAAGGAAGCAGAAGTCCAAGAAGCTTCTTATCAAGATTTATGGAATCCCTTCACTATTTTGCAGCCATGTTTGATTCTTTAGAAGATTTTCTTCCATTAGAGAGCTCAGAGAGGTTAAGCATAGAGAAGAATCTTCTTGGAAAAGAGATCAAAACCATGCTCAACTATGACAAAGATAATAATGATTCAAACTGTCCAAGATATGAGAAGATGGAGACATGGAAGGGAAGGATGGAAAGCCATGGATTCTCAGGCATTAAATTAAGCTCAAAATCTTTGATTCAAGCCAAGCTCCTATTGAAAATTAGAACCCATTATAGCCCTCTTCAATTTGATGGAGAGAGCAATAATGGGTTTAGAGTATTTTTAAGAGATGATGGAAGAGCTATTTCTTTAGGGTGGCAAGATAGGTGCTTACTTACAGCCTCTGCATGGCATTGTGTATGA